In the Flavobacterium sp. 90 genome, CCATTGCACATGGCGCATAAATATCAACATCCGCAGTATATAAATCTTCGCCAGTATAAATTGTAGCGTTGTATTTTTGAGCTACCTGATATAATTTTTCTTCGTTGATATCTGTAATTGTAACGATCGCTCCTTCTTTAGTCAAATACTCAACCAAAGCTTCACCAACGTGACCAATTCCCTGAACCAAAACTTTTTTACCGTCTAAAACATCAGTACCAAACTGACTTTTAGCAGCAGCTTTCATTCCTAAATAAACACCGTAAGCTGTAACAGGAGAAGGATTTCCTGAACCACCTCTTTCTTCAGAGATTCCAGTAACATAAGGCGTTACGTCTCTAACAGTGTCCATGTCTTTAGTTTCCATTCCTACATCTTCTGCAGTAATATATCTTCCACCAAGAGAGTGAACAAATTCACCAAACTTACGCATTAACTCAGGAGTTTTTTGCGTTTTAGCATCACCAATAATTACTGCTTTACCACCACCAATATTAAGTCCGGTAATCGCAGATTTATATGTCATACCTCTTGAAAGACGCAAAACATCGTTTAATGCTTCCCATTCAGTATTGTAATTCCACATTCTGGTTCCTCCCAAAGCTGGACCCATAACCGAATTATGAATACCAATAATTGCTTTTAAACCTGTATCTTTGTCATTGCAAAAAACAATTTGTTCGTGATCGTCAAAAGATAATTGACCAAAAACCGGATCCATTTTTTGAAGTTCCTTTCCAGTTGCGAAAGTTGCATCCATAGCTATAGTATTTATTAGTTAAAATTATGAATTTGTCAAAAAGACATCTCAAACATAATTAAAAAATACACATGTGCTAATTTTTTATCTTTAAAATAACAATTAAACAATCGATTTGTTCTGATAAAATTATAAATTCCCTTAATTTTAATTCATTATAATTTATAAAATCTAAACATTTCAACATTGAATCTCTTAAAAAAATGAAAGAATTAAGCTATTTAAACAAATATTTCATTAAATATAAATATAGTTTCTCATTAGGAATTTTAATCACCATAATCGCACAAATATTCTCTTTATTTACTCCAAAACTAATTAGCAAGTCCTTAAACGCAATTGAGAAGTTTGATAAACTGCCAAAAGCAGATCAAGCATCTCAGGCAATTATTGACACTTATCGTGAAGGATTAATTCATAACGTACTGCTAATCATAGCTACTACAATTGTCGCGGGTTTCCTAACTTTTTTAATGCGTCAGACTTTAATCGTAATGTCTCGTCATATTGAATTTGATTTAAAAAATGAGGTTTTCAAACAATATGAAAACCTTTCTCAAAACTTTTACAAACAAAACCGTACCGGAGATTTAATGAATCGTATTAGCGAGGACGTTTCAAAGGTTCGTATGTATGTTGGTCCTGCGGTTATGTACACTATAAACACTTTTATCCGTTTTGCCATCGTTATTATATATATGTATAATGTTTCGCCACGATTAACATTGTACACCATTTTACCATTACCAATTCTTTCGTATTGCATTTTTAAACTAAGTTCAGAAATCAATAAACGAAGCACTACTTTTCAGCAATATCTATCAAAAGTTTCGAGTTTTACGCAGGAAATATTCTCAGGAATTCGTGTTATAAAAGCGAATTCATTAGAAAATCAACATCAGAATAACATGGTGGCTCTTGCCGATGAAAGCAAAAAGAAGAGCTTGGATTTAGCCAAAGTACAATCGTTATTTGGACCTTTAATGATTGCCTTAATCGGAATCAGTAATCTTGTGGTAATTTATTTTGGAGGTGTAATGTACATCAACGGAACGATTGCAAATATTGGTACAATTGCCGAGTTTATTTTATACGTAAATATGTTAACCTGGCCTGTAGCTTCGTTAGGATGGGTTTCGTCAATGGTTCAGGAAGCAGAAGCGTCTCAAAAACGTTTAAATGAATTCTTGAAAATTGAACCTGAAATCAAAAACAATAATCAAAATCACTCTGATATTCAAGGTTCTATTGCTTTCGAAAATGTGAGTTATACTTATGAAGATACGAATATTGAAGCGTTGAAAAATGTCACTTTTACAGTGAAAAAAGGAGAAACATTGGCAATTCTTGGAAAAACAGGTTCCGGAAAATCTACAATATTATCATTGCTTTCTCGTTTATACGATGTTACAGAAGGCAAAATTACAATTGACCAAAACGAAATAAGTACTTTAAACTTAAACGACTTAAGAAACAACATTGGAATTGTACCTCAGGATGCTTTTTTATTCTCGGATACTATTAAAAATAATATCAAATTTGGCAATCAAAATGCCACTGACGAAGAAGTTGAAGAAGCAGCCAAAAGCGCTGTGGTTCATGACAATATCATTGCTTTTAATAAACAATATGACACCATTTTAGGAGAGAGAGGAATCACACTTTCGGGCGGACAAAAGCAACGTGTATCTATTGCGCGTGCGATTATTAAAAACCCGGCTATTTTACTTTTCGACGATTGTTTGTCTGCAGTAGATACTGAAACCGAAGAAACCATTTTAAGCAATTTATTCGAAATTTGTAAAGATAAAACTACAATTATTGTAAGTCATCGAGTTTCATCGGCTAAAAATGCCGATAAAATAATCATTTTAGAAGACGGAAGAATCATACAACAAGGCTCTCATAATCAATTAATAAATCAAGAAGGCTATTATTCATCGTTATATTTAAAACAACTTTCGGAAAAAGAATTACTTTAAATGTTGCGTAATAGATAATTTTTTATGATTTTTGAGTACTATTAATTCCAAAAAATGATAGAACGTATTATGAGAGAAAATGACATGTTAGAAAAAGAAGAGATTTTTTCTAAAGTATTACGAGCAGGAAGAAGAACTTATTTCTTTGATGTGAGAGCTACTAAAGCTGATGATTATTATATCACGATTACAGAAAGTAAAAAATTTACTGAAGAAGATGGTTCTTTTCATTTTAAAAAACACAAAATTTACTTGTACAAAGAAGATTTTAGTGCTTTTGCCGAAATACTAGAAGAAATGACTTCATATGTCTTGAACCACAAAGGCGAAGAAGTAATTTCTGAAAGACACCAAAAAGATTTCAAAAAAGAATACGGTTCTGATAAGCCAGAAACGCAAAGAACTAGTTTTACTGATATTGATTTTGACGATATTTAGTCGAATATAACTTTTTTTAAAAAGTACAAGTCCAATATGTCCCGCATTTTGGACTTTTTTTATATATAAATTTATTATTTTAGATTTTAGTCCCGAAGCCTCGGGATAGATTTTAGATTATGCAAACCTTCTAAAACTAATGAATATAATTCAAAATTTTAAAATGAAAAAAATAATCCTCTTACTTGTTTTATTCTTTATTGGGATTGCTTCATTTTCTCAAAACTTAGAATACGAAACAAAGTCTAATATTCAATATTATAACGCAGCAACCAATAAGTCTGATAGTTATATCAATGAACGTTGTGTTCTGGATATTTATTATCCAAAAAACACAAAAAACTTCGCTACAATTATTTGGTTTCATGGCGGTGGATTAACTGGCGGAAGTAAAGAAATTCCCGAAGCTTTAAAAAATAAAGGTTTTGCCATTATTGGTGTTAATTATAGGCTTGCGCCAAAAGTAAAAGCCGCAAAAGCCATTGAAGACGCCGCTGCTGCCGTTGCGTGGGCTTTTAACAATATCACATCTTATGGCGGAGATCCTTCCTTAATCTTCGTCTCAGGACATTCTGCAGGAGGATATTTGGGCTTAATGATTGGATTAGATAAAAAATGGCTTCAGAAAGAAGGAATCGATTCTAATAAAATTGCTGGATTAATTCCGTTTAGCGGACAATGTATCACGCATTTTCAAATTAGAAAAGAAAACGGAATTCCGGATACTACACCAACCATTGATGCTTTTGCTCCTTTATTTTATGTTCGTGTCGATGCTCCTCCACTTTTATTAATTACAGGAGATCGCGAATTGGAAATGCTGGGTCGATATGAAGAAAATGCTTATATGGCACGCATGATGAAATTGGTTGGACATAAACAAACCAAACTCTATGAATTGGATGGTTACGGTCACGGAATGACTGAACCGGGTTTTCCGTTGCTTGTAAACGAAGTAAACCGAATTATAAAAGAACACAAAAAATAATCTCTAAATAAAATCCACGGCAATGGAAACTAACTTATTAATATTACCCGGATTAGGAAATTCCGGAGTAAAACACTGGCAAACTTTTTGGCATAAAAAATTTAAAAACTCTACACGTTTAGTTCAGGACAATTGGGACGAACCTATTCGCGAAGAATGGATCGAACGTTTAAACGAAGAAGTTGCAAAACTTGATCGCCCAACTATTCTGGTGGCGCATAGTTTGGCGGTTTCATTGGTTCAGCATTGGGCAGCAGCAAATAATAACAAATATATTGTAGGCGCATTATTAGTCGCTCCCGCGGATGTAGATTCACCTCAACATACTCCGGAATCGGTTAGGAATTTTGCACCAATGCCAATTTCAAAACTACCGTTTCCTTCAATAGTGGTGGCAAGCGAAAATGATCCTTACGCTTCTTTCGAAAGAAAACAATATTTTGCCGAAAAATGGGGAAGTGATTTTGTAAATGTCGGACAGCAAGGACACATTAACTCAGATTCTGATTTAAAATATTGGGAAGAAGGACAATTGATATTACAACAGTTAATTGAGAAGATTTCTTAGTTTAAAAATATGACTAATTGTGGCGTTAAATTTTACCGCAAAGTTCGCAAAGTTTTCTGTTCAGGATTACGCTTAGTAAACACAAAGTTCGCAAAGCTTTATATAAAACTTTGCGAGCCTTGCGTAAAATCTTTGCGAGCTTTGCGGTAAAAATTAACAGTGCAAAAAACTCAAAACTGAAAACTGAAAACTGCGACTGAACTCTAAAAACTACCCAATCCTAAGCCCGTTTTCTATTTTAAAATCTGGAGCTAATAAAATTACGTCTCCCTCCTTGCCTATTGCGCCAAGAACCAGACATTCACTCATGAATTTTCCGATTTGTTTTTTAGGAAAATTGACGACTGATATAATTTGTCGGTTTAATAAATCTTCTTTTTTGTAATGTGTTGTTATTTGTGCCGATGATTTTCTGATTCCAATTTCGGCACCAAAATCAATTGTAAGCTGATACGCCGGTTTTCTTGCTTCAGGAAAATCATTTACTTCTATAATCGTTCCGACACGCATATCGGTTCTTTCAAATTCGCTCCAGGTTAAATCCATTTTCTTAACTATTTTTTCTTTTACAAACCTATAAATTTTGTAATTATTACCGCTAATTCTATAACCGTTTTTTTAGTCGGTCTTCTAATTTTACATATCACCTCATGAAGACACACTAAAAAAATATATAAAATGGAAAATACTCTTATAAACAACAGCCATTCTCTTAGAGATTCTGATTTTGATCTTCAGCAATTAAATACCGATAAATATATTGAAACCGATAAAAACGTAAAGCTATACGTTAAAGATTACGGAAAGGGAAAACCTGTAATTTTGATTCATGGCTGGCCACTTTCGAATGAAATGTGGGAATATCAAATCGATTTTCTGGTTCAGAATAATTATCGTGTAATTGCATACGATCGCCGCGGATTTGGTAAATCATCACAGCCATATGACGGATATGATTATGATACTTTGACAGATGATTTAAAAGAAATTATAGAGCAGCTTCAATTAGAAAATGTAACTCTCGTTGGTTTCTCAATGGGCGGCGGCGAAGTTGTGCGTTACTTTAGCCGTCATGGCGGAAAAGGCGTTACAAAAGCAGCGTTAATTTCGTCTGTAGTTCCATTTTTATTGCAAACCAATGATAATCCGGAAGGTCGTCCAAAAGAGAAAAGTGAAGTAACAGCTGCGTCTATAAAGGAAGACCGAATTGGCTTTTTGGATAATTTTGGCAAAATATTCTTTGGCGTCAACATCATCAACAAACCTTTAAGTACGCCTTTGTTAGAGCATTACCGAAATTTATGTGCTGCAGCCTCGCCAAGAGCAACATTGCAATGTGCAGAATCTTTAAACTATACCGATTTTAGAGACGAGCTTCAAACCATCAAAGTACCAACATTAATAATTCACGGAAACGATGATAAAAATGTCCCTATTGAAGTCAGTTCAGAAAAAACAGCCAAAGCAATAAAAAACAGTACTTTTATTGTTTACGAAGGCGCTCCACACGGTTTGTTCTATACTGAAAAAGACAAACTAAATAATGATTTATTAGAGTTTTTAAATTCCTAAATAAAAAGTTAAAACAATCTAATAAACCAGAAAGTCGATAATAATTGTTCCTGTACACTTTCTTTTACAGAATATTAAAGTTATTTTTGAAAAACTTATTTCTGTAAAAATGGCACGTACACCTTCAAATATGATTCCGCTTGGGACAATTGCTCCAAGCTTCAAATTAAAAGATACCAATTCTAATAATGAATACTCGTATGAAGATTTGAAGGGATCAAAAGGTACGCTTGTAATTTTCATTTGCAATCATTGTCCTTTTGTACTTCATGTAATTAAGGAAATTGTAATGATTGCCAATGATTATCGTGTTCAGGGACTTGGTGTAATTGCAATTTCCAGTAATGACGTAGAGAAATTCCCTCAGGATTCTCCTGAAATGATGACCGAATTTGCTTTTCAGAACAAAATAGATTTTCCTTATTTGTTTGACGAAACTCAGGAAGTTGCCAAAGCTTATGAAGCTGCCTGTACTCCGGATTTTTATTTATTCGACAATCATCAGGATCGCTTATTTTATCGTGGCCAACTGGATGATTCAAGACCCGGAAACGGAATTCCGTTAAGCGGAAGTGATTTGCGAAACGCCATTGATTCTCTTATTTATAACCGAAATCTGAAAGGTCCTCAAAAACCAAGCATTGGTTGTAATATCAAATGGAAGTAAAAATTCGGGTTTTTCCGAAAACTTTTCCTATATTTGCAAATCAACAAATTTTCTCATTG is a window encoding:
- a CDS encoding amino acid dehydrogenase, with product MDATFATGKELQKMDPVFGQLSFDDHEQIVFCNDKDTGLKAIIGIHNSVMGPALGGTRMWNYNTEWEALNDVLRLSRGMTYKSAITGLNIGGGKAVIIGDAKTQKTPELMRKFGEFVHSLGGRYITAEDVGMETKDMDTVRDVTPYVTGISEERGGSGNPSPVTAYGVYLGMKAAAKSQFGTDVLDGKKVLVQGIGHVGEALVEYLTKEGAIVTITDINEEKLYQVAQKYNATIYTGEDLYTADVDIYAPCAMGAILNDNTVDKIKAKVIAGAANNQLADENVHGARLQERGILYAPDFLINAGGIINVYAELEHYGKAEIMSKTENIYNTTLEIIDYAVKNGMTTHKAALTIAQNRIDLRKIENAAKK
- a CDS encoding ABC transporter ATP-binding protein, whose amino-acid sequence is MKELSYLNKYFIKYKYSFSLGILITIIAQIFSLFTPKLISKSLNAIEKFDKLPKADQASQAIIDTYREGLIHNVLLIIATTIVAGFLTFLMRQTLIVMSRHIEFDLKNEVFKQYENLSQNFYKQNRTGDLMNRISEDVSKVRMYVGPAVMYTINTFIRFAIVIIYMYNVSPRLTLYTILPLPILSYCIFKLSSEINKRSTTFQQYLSKVSSFTQEIFSGIRVIKANSLENQHQNNMVALADESKKKSLDLAKVQSLFGPLMIALIGISNLVVIYFGGVMYINGTIANIGTIAEFILYVNMLTWPVASLGWVSSMVQEAEASQKRLNEFLKIEPEIKNNNQNHSDIQGSIAFENVSYTYEDTNIEALKNVTFTVKKGETLAILGKTGSGKSTILSLLSRLYDVTEGKITIDQNEISTLNLNDLRNNIGIVPQDAFLFSDTIKNNIKFGNQNATDEEVEEAAKSAVVHDNIIAFNKQYDTILGERGITLSGGQKQRVSIARAIIKNPAILLFDDCLSAVDTETEETILSNLFEICKDKTTIIVSHRVSSAKNADKIIILEDGRIIQQGSHNQLINQEGYYSSLYLKQLSEKELL
- a CDS encoding PUR family DNA/RNA-binding protein — translated: MRENDMLEKEEIFSKVLRAGRRTYFFDVRATKADDYYITITESKKFTEEDGSFHFKKHKIYLYKEDFSAFAEILEEMTSYVLNHKGEEVISERHQKDFKKEYGSDKPETQRTSFTDIDFDDI
- a CDS encoding alpha/beta hydrolase, whose product is MKKIILLLVLFFIGIASFSQNLEYETKSNIQYYNAATNKSDSYINERCVLDIYYPKNTKNFATIIWFHGGGLTGGSKEIPEALKNKGFAIIGVNYRLAPKVKAAKAIEDAAAAVAWAFNNITSYGGDPSLIFVSGHSAGGYLGLMIGLDKKWLQKEGIDSNKIAGLIPFSGQCITHFQIRKENGIPDTTPTIDAFAPLFYVRVDAPPLLLITGDRELEMLGRYEENAYMARMMKLVGHKQTKLYELDGYGHGMTEPGFPLLVNEVNRIIKEHKK
- a CDS encoding alpha/beta hydrolase translates to METNLLILPGLGNSGVKHWQTFWHKKFKNSTRLVQDNWDEPIREEWIERLNEEVAKLDRPTILVAHSLAVSLVQHWAAANNNKYIVGALLVAPADVDSPQHTPESVRNFAPMPISKLPFPSIVVASENDPYASFERKQYFAEKWGSDFVNVGQQGHINSDSDLKYWEEGQLILQQLIEKIS
- a CDS encoding tRNA-binding protein; translated protein: MDLTWSEFERTDMRVGTIIEVNDFPEARKPAYQLTIDFGAEIGIRKSSAQITTHYKKEDLLNRQIISVVNFPKKQIGKFMSECLVLGAIGKEGDVILLAPDFKIENGLRIG
- a CDS encoding alpha/beta hydrolase, encoding MENTLINNSHSLRDSDFDLQQLNTDKYIETDKNVKLYVKDYGKGKPVILIHGWPLSNEMWEYQIDFLVQNNYRVIAYDRRGFGKSSQPYDGYDYDTLTDDLKEIIEQLQLENVTLVGFSMGGGEVVRYFSRHGGKGVTKAALISSVVPFLLQTNDNPEGRPKEKSEVTAASIKEDRIGFLDNFGKIFFGVNIINKPLSTPLLEHYRNLCAAASPRATLQCAESLNYTDFRDELQTIKVPTLIIHGNDDKNVPIEVSSEKTAKAIKNSTFIVYEGAPHGLFYTEKDKLNNDLLEFLNS
- a CDS encoding thioredoxin family protein, whose translation is MARTPSNMIPLGTIAPSFKLKDTNSNNEYSYEDLKGSKGTLVIFICNHCPFVLHVIKEIVMIANDYRVQGLGVIAISSNDVEKFPQDSPEMMTEFAFQNKIDFPYLFDETQEVAKAYEAACTPDFYLFDNHQDRLFYRGQLDDSRPGNGIPLSGSDLRNAIDSLIYNRNLKGPQKPSIGCNIKWK